Proteins encoded within one genomic window of Zestosphaera sp.:
- a CDS encoding pyrimidine dimer DNA glycosylase/endonuclease V yields MKLWSLHPKHLDRVGLLALWREGLLAQKVLQGLTKGYRHRPQLERFKRTENPLLYIGIDSCFDVLSFCRVLCWCRSA; encoded by the coding sequence ATGAAGCTCTGGTCTCTCCACCCGAAGCACCTTGATAGGGTTGGATTACTCGCCTTATGGAGGGAGGGACTGCTTGCTCAGAAGGTGCTACAAGGCCTCACTAAGGGGTACAGACATCGCCCACAGCTTGAGAGATTCAAAAGGACTGAGAACCCCTTACTGTACATAGGGATTGACAGCTGTTTTGATGTGTTAAGTTTTTGTAGGGTTTTGTGTTGGTGTAGGAGTGCCTGA
- a CDS encoding amidohydrolase gives MPLVIRGGRVYTVTKGIIEEGIIVVSDDGKISAVGRVGEVLIPPGSDVIDAAGKHVIPGIVDAHTHMGVDEEAVGWEGNDTNETAEPATPHLRALDAVKYDDVAFQEALEAGITAVGVLPGSANPIGGLGVALKCYGRNRLEMVIKEPIGLKMAFGENPKRVHGVENKRSPATRMAIAGVIREWLVKARNYSRKKELFKDQPEKMPDVDLRLEALELALRGLIPVRAHAHIADDMLTAISIAKEFGLKIVMDHATEGHRIPEVLFREGLPAVVGPLATAKRKVELRNRTMETPAVLIRHGVKTAITTDHPVVPIKLLPVQVALAMREGLTLEEALRTVTINAAEILGVSDRIGSIEEGKDGDLVILSSHPFAMEARVLHTIVNGRIVYSAGEERR, from the coding sequence ATGCCTCTCGTTATTAGAGGAGGTCGTGTGTACACCGTAACTAAAGGCATTATCGAGGAGGGTATTATCGTCGTCAGCGATGACGGGAAGATCAGCGCTGTGGGAAGGGTTGGAGAGGTCCTGATCCCGCCTGGCTCGGACGTTATCGATGCCGCAGGGAAGCACGTTATTCCAGGGATTGTGGACGCCCACACCCACATGGGGGTTGATGAGGAGGCCGTAGGCTGGGAGGGCAACGACACCAACGAGACTGCGGAGCCCGCGACCCCCCATCTGAGGGCTTTAGACGCTGTCAAGTACGATGACGTGGCTTTCCAGGAGGCCCTGGAGGCCGGCATAACCGCGGTCGGCGTGCTCCCCGGCAGCGCTAACCCCATTGGGGGTTTGGGGGTCGCCCTGAAGTGCTATGGGAGGAATAGGCTGGAGATGGTGATTAAGGAGCCAATAGGTCTTAAGATGGCTTTCGGGGAGAACCCGAAGAGGGTTCACGGCGTCGAGAATAAGAGGTCCCCCGCCACCAGGATGGCCATAGCAGGGGTGATTAGGGAGTGGCTGGTTAAGGCTAGGAACTACTCCAGGAAGAAGGAGCTCTTCAAGGATCAACCGGAGAAAATGCCCGACGTCGACCTAAGACTTGAGGCGCTGGAGCTGGCCCTCAGAGGGTTAATACCCGTCAGAGCCCACGCCCACATAGCTGACGACATGCTTACAGCCATATCCATAGCTAAGGAGTTCGGCCTGAAGATAGTCATGGACCACGCCACGGAGGGGCACAGAATACCCGAAGTCCTGTTCAGGGAGGGGTTACCAGCGGTGGTGGGGCCCTTAGCGACTGCTAAGAGGAAGGTGGAGCTTAGGAACAGGACCATGGAGACCCCGGCCGTGCTGATCAGGCACGGGGTCAAGACCGCCATAACTACAGACCACCCTGTAGTCCCGATAAAGCTACTACCGGTTCAGGTGGCTCTGGCCATGCGGGAGGGACTCACCCTCGAAGAGGCTTTGAGAACCGTGACAATCAACGCAGCGGAAATACTTGGTGTGTCGGACAGGATAGGGAGCATAGAGGAGGGTAAGGACGGCGACTTAGTCATACTCAGTAGCCATCCCTTCGCCATGGAGGCTCGAGTACTGCACACCATAGTGAACGGCAGGATCGTGTACTCAGCTGGTGAGGAGAGGAGGTAG
- a CDS encoding DUF998 domain-containing protein, which yields MVVSALRVLVLLSVLVPLLLIGLAISLSPWFSLFNNALSDLGHAVRSGVAPLFNLGLVAGGLLAFTVALRSPRVGRAYNATLMYSGFSLILVGVFDEVYGFLHFVVSVMFFVGLAAFLVIAVVRERSPIKIASLTLLVITIVSWYVHYTYRIPKGVAIPELVSITSFAPIYVWKYCRAA from the coding sequence ATGGTGGTGTCCGCTCTGAGGGTGCTTGTTTTACTCTCAGTCCTTGTCCCTCTGTTGTTAATCGGCCTAGCCATCTCGCTCTCCCCTTGGTTCAGTCTGTTCAACAACGCGTTGAGTGATTTAGGCCATGCCGTCAGGAGTGGTGTGGCTCCCCTCTTCAACCTCGGCCTAGTTGCTGGGGGCCTACTCGCCTTCACAGTCGCCTTAAGGAGTCCTCGCGTCGGCAGAGCTTATAACGCAACGTTGATGTACTCTGGGTTCTCCCTGATCTTGGTGGGGGTCTTCGATGAGGTCTACGGGTTCCTGCACTTCGTTGTCTCGGTCATGTTCTTTGTCGGCCTTGCCGCCTTCCTCGTAATCGCCGTCGTCCGCGAAAGATCTCCAATCAAGATCGCCTCACTGACGCTCCTAGTCATAACGATCGTATCCTGGTACGTCCACTACACCTACAGAATCCCTAAGGGGGTTGCGATACCGGAACTAGTATCGATAACATCGTTCGCCCCGATATACGTCTGGAAGTACTGTCGGGCTGCGTAG